Proteins from one Prevotella sp. E2-28 genomic window:
- a CDS encoding TatD family hydrolase encodes MISFVDTHCHLDGEEFEQDREKVMQRARETGCKAIFLPAIDLASSQRILTLCQQYSEFLYPMIGLHPEEVRADWREQLAAIKLLFPSRGAAQGLVAIGEVGLDFYWSREFEQEQLEAFEEQIRWSVETQLPLMIHCRKAQNEMVQILKKYAKDLPGGVFHCFTGNEIEAAELLQFERFVLGVGGVSTFKKSHLPEVLPAAVPLDRLVLETDAPYMAPVPMRGQRNESAYIRYVITRLAEAYGVSEDVICQCTNENVEKVFAIQ; translated from the coding sequence ATGATTAGTTTTGTCGATACGCATTGCCACTTGGATGGTGAGGAGTTCGAACAGGATAGGGAAAAGGTGATGCAGCGTGCTCGTGAGACTGGCTGTAAGGCTATCTTCCTGCCTGCCATTGATTTGGCCTCTTCGCAGCGTATCCTTACACTCTGTCAGCAATATTCGGAATTTCTCTATCCTATGATTGGCTTACATCCAGAGGAAGTCCGTGCCGACTGGCGTGAGCAGCTAGCTGCCATCAAGCTGCTATTCCCCTCCAGAGGGGCAGCTCAGGGCTTAGTTGCCATTGGCGAAGTCGGCCTTGATTTCTATTGGAGTCGTGAGTTTGAGCAGGAACAGTTAGAGGCATTTGAAGAACAGATCCGCTGGTCTGTAGAGACACAGTTGCCCCTAATGATTCATTGTCGCAAGGCGCAGAACGAGATGGTACAGATATTAAAAAAGTACGCGAAGGACCTGCCTGGTGGTGTGTTCCATTGTTTTACGGGTAATGAGATAGAAGCTGCCGAACTGCTTCAATTCGAGCGTTTCGTGTTGGGAGTTGGTGGCGTCTCTACATTTAAGAAGAGTCATCTGCCCGAGGTGCTTCCTGCTGCAGTTCCCCTTGATCGCCTTGTACTTGAGACTGATGCTCCCTATATGGCACCCGTTCCTATGCGTGGTCAGCGTAACGAGTCTGCCTATATCCGCTATGTTATTACCCGCTTGGCTGAAGCTTATGGCGTGAGCGAAGATGTTATTTGTCAATGTACTAATGAAAATGTAGAAAAAGTTTTTGCAATTCAATAA
- a CDS encoding polyprenyl synthetase family protein: MLKSDEILRIVNEGLESLPYDRKPASLYEPIRYVLSLGGKRIRPVLMLLGYNLFKEHPEDILMPAMGLETYHNYTLLHDDLMDNADVRRGQPTVHKKWDANTAILSGDSMLVLAYQRMAQCDAAHLPQVLSLFTETALEIGEGQQFDMDFETRNDVTEDEYIEMIRLKTSVLLACALKIGAILGDASKEDADLLYQFGEKIGLAFQLQDDLLDVYGDPKVFGKAIGGDITSNKKTYMLINAVNRANAEQRAELMRWIEAKEFNRAEKVAAVTRLYDEIGIRQLCEEKINFYFEQGKQLLEKVSVSAERKEILRQYTNAMMHREK; this comes from the coding sequence ATGCTGAAATCAGACGAAATCTTGAGAATCGTGAACGAGGGCCTGGAGTCCCTCCCGTATGACAGAAAGCCAGCCTCGCTCTACGAGCCCATCCGTTATGTGCTCTCCTTGGGCGGCAAGCGTATCCGTCCTGTGCTGATGCTTCTGGGCTATAACCTGTTTAAGGAACATCCAGAGGATATTCTGATGCCTGCTATGGGTTTGGAGACCTATCATAATTATACTCTGCTTCATGATGACCTGATGGACAATGCCGACGTGCGTCGTGGACAGCCTACAGTCCATAAAAAATGGGATGCTAATACAGCAATTCTTTCTGGCGACTCCATGCTGGTACTGGCCTATCAGCGCATGGCTCAGTGTGATGCCGCTCATCTGCCTCAAGTGCTCAGCCTGTTTACAGAGACCGCCCTTGAGATTGGTGAGGGCCAGCAATTTGATATGGATTTCGAAACACGCAATGATGTGACAGAGGACGAATATATTGAGATGATTCGCCTGAAGACCAGTGTATTGTTGGCCTGTGCCCTGAAGATTGGCGCTATTCTGGGTGATGCCTCCAAAGAAGATGCCGACCTGCTCTATCAGTTTGGCGAGAAGATAGGTCTGGCCTTCCAACTTCAGGATGACCTGCTCGATGTCTATGGCGATCCGAAAGTCTTTGGTAAGGCTATTGGTGGCGATATCACCTCGAATAAGAAGACCTATATGCTTATCAATGCCGTAAACCGTGCCAATGCTGAGCAGCGTGCCGAATTGATGCGCTGGATTGAGGCTAAGGAGTTCAACCGTGCAGAGAAAGTGGCTGCTGTTACCCGCCTGTATGATGAAATAGGTATCCGTCAGCTTTGCGAGGAGAAAATCAACTTCTATTTCGAACAAGGCAAACAACTGCTTGAAAAGGTCAGCGTATCTGCGGAACGCAAGGAAATCCTTCGCCAGTATACCAATGCGATGATGCATAGAGAGAAGTGA
- a CDS encoding energy transducer TonB, whose product MEEKKSKKADLEHGWIRRFLLGLVISSCCFFIALIIPFPEDDPLDDPDLLEMFSMDEDLSSLMRPENELALAPKVEPEPSKKLVVKDEEQESEMLKDDEPVETDMNNDMSATDEEEIEPPSQDEEAISFRVVEDLPQFPGGAVEMMKFLQRNLKYPPQMQERKVQGKVVAEFIVNKDGSVTDVKVVKSLNAQCDREVLRVLRMMPRWTAGIQNDQPCRTKVCIPVVFKM is encoded by the coding sequence ATGGAAGAGAAGAAAAGCAAGAAGGCAGATTTAGAGCATGGATGGATACGTAGGTTCCTTTTGGGACTTGTGATTTCGTCGTGTTGCTTCTTTATTGCCCTGATAATTCCCTTTCCAGAAGATGATCCGCTAGACGACCCTGATTTGCTGGAGATGTTCTCTATGGATGAGGACTTGTCATCGCTGATGCGACCTGAGAACGAGTTAGCATTGGCACCCAAGGTAGAGCCTGAACCTTCAAAGAAGCTCGTGGTGAAGGACGAGGAACAGGAATCGGAGATGCTGAAGGACGATGAGCCTGTAGAGACGGACATGAATAACGATATGAGTGCCACTGATGAGGAGGAAATAGAACCGCCTTCACAGGATGAAGAAGCTATTAGTTTTCGTGTGGTGGAAGACCTGCCTCAGTTTCCTGGCGGAGCTGTCGAAATGATGAAATTCCTTCAACGTAACCTAAAATACCCGCCTCAGATGCAGGAGCGTAAAGTGCAGGGAAAAGTTGTAGCAGAGTTTATCGTCAATAAAGACGGCTCGGTTACTGATGTAAAGGTGGTAAAATCGCTCAATGCCCAGTGCGATCGAGAGGTGCTTCGCGTGCTTCGTATGATGCCCCGTTGGACAGCAGGCATCCAAAACGATCAGCCTTGTCGCACGAAAGTGTGTATTCCTGTAGTATTCAAAATGTAA
- the porQ gene encoding type IX secretion system protein PorQ → MKRVVLSILFTVLAVMIHAQDSQTAFNFLRLPTSAHTAALGGENVSLTDDDASMVFQNPSLLYYVSDRTLGLNMMTYMQGSVTGSASYSQQVGDRGSWGIQGRFINYGEMKQTTVNNEQTGTFHANDFALGGTFAYGLTEHISGGVTAKIVASYIGQYNAMGAAVDLGLNYYDADSQWSIGAVARNLGGQLKAYEDDFERMPLDVQLGVTKRLASSPLRFSATFTRLNDWEYGIGKHLVLGADLLLSDQFYVAAGYNAMRASEMKISAGENEESNHGAALSIGAGMMLERLQLHIAYGKYHVSSTSLMINFSYKL, encoded by the coding sequence ATGAAGCGCGTTGTGCTGTCTATCCTCTTCACTGTACTTGCCGTGATGATTCATGCGCAGGACAGCCAAACTGCGTTCAATTTTCTCCGTCTGCCCACCAGTGCCCATACGGCTGCTCTTGGTGGCGAGAACGTATCGCTGACCGATGATGATGCCTCTATGGTTTTCCAGAACCCCTCCCTACTCTATTACGTGAGCGACCGCACTTTGGGGCTTAACATGATGACTTACATGCAGGGCTCCGTCACGGGTAGCGCCTCGTATTCCCAACAGGTGGGCGACCGTGGTTCTTGGGGCATTCAGGGACGCTTCATCAACTATGGCGAAATGAAGCAAACCACCGTTAATAATGAGCAGACGGGCACTTTCCATGCTAACGACTTTGCCCTTGGCGGCACGTTTGCCTATGGGCTTACAGAGCATATCAGCGGTGGTGTCACCGCCAAGATTGTTGCGTCTTATATCGGACAGTATAATGCGATGGGCGCAGCCGTTGACCTTGGTTTGAACTATTATGATGCCGACAGCCAGTGGAGCATCGGTGCCGTGGCTCGTAACCTGGGCGGACAACTCAAAGCTTACGAGGACGACTTTGAGCGGATGCCCCTTGACGTGCAACTGGGTGTCACGAAGCGCTTAGCCAGTTCGCCCCTGCGTTTCTCGGCCACATTCACACGCCTGAATGACTGGGAATACGGCATCGGCAAGCACTTGGTGCTGGGTGCCGACCTCCTGCTAAGCGATCAGTTCTACGTAGCAGCAGGTTATAACGCCATGCGCGCCTCGGAGATGAAGATCAGTGCCGGAGAGAACGAAGAAAGCAATCACGGCGCAGCCCTATCTATTGGTGCCGGCATGATGCTGGAACGTTTGCAACTGCACATTGCCTACGGCAAATACCACGTCAGCAGCACATCACTCATGATAAATTTCTCGTATAAACTTTAA
- the cmk gene encoding (d)CMP kinase yields MKKITIAIDGHSSCGKSTMAKELARKVGYVYVDTGAMYRAVTLYALRHNLFAADGAVLEVALREAMPQIDIDQRLVDGKTTTFLNGENVEREIRGLEVSNHVSPIAAIPFVRTALVAQQQKMGREGGIVMDGRDIGTTVFPNAELKIFVTASAEVRAQRRYDELQQKGMPADYADILKNVQERDYIDSHREVSPLRQADDALLLDNSHMTIDEQNVWLMEQFEKATK; encoded by the coding sequence ATGAAAAAGATTACAATAGCAATTGACGGCCATTCTTCGTGCGGAAAAAGCACAATGGCTAAGGAACTGGCCCGTAAGGTGGGCTACGTATATGTTGACACAGGCGCCATGTATCGTGCCGTAACCCTTTACGCTCTGCGTCATAACCTCTTTGCTGCCGATGGTGCCGTTCTCGAAGTGGCTCTCCGAGAGGCCATGCCTCAAATCGACATCGACCAGCGTCTTGTTGACGGCAAGACTACAACCTTCCTCAATGGCGAGAACGTAGAGCGCGAGATTCGCGGTCTTGAGGTGAGTAATCACGTGAGCCCTATCGCTGCCATCCCCTTCGTGCGCACCGCTCTTGTGGCTCAACAGCAGAAGATGGGACGTGAGGGTGGTATCGTGATGGACGGACGCGACATCGGCACCACCGTATTCCCCAACGCCGAACTCAAGATCTTTGTCACCGCCTCTGCCGAAGTGCGTGCCCAGCGCCGTTACGACGAGCTGCAGCAGAAGGGTATGCCTGCCGACTATGCCGACATTCTGAAGAATGTGCAGGAGCGCGATTATATCGATTCTCACCGTGAAGTATCGCCCCTTCGTCAGGCCGACGATGCCCTACTCCTCGACAACAGCCACATGACTATCGACGAGCAGAACGTCTGGCTCATGGAACAGTTTGAGAAAGCGACGAAGTAG
- a CDS encoding S8 family serine peptidase, with translation MKTKYLLLLFYLLSIPILAQRPQYGKMSPLLRQLARRSSPVPLIDRRTPATNWMQEYSSLANHKFSSVCAFVKVVDDGDEALNEHGCRILANFGQIKIVDIPIRQLGALSLDSRILRMEARQGNSISTDRMASILNALPVYEGQNLPQAFTGKDVVVGMMDVGFDLTHPNFYSADTTQYRIKKFWDMVTQDTVGSGLYVGRDYAGREELLKVGHSRDGLDLTHGTHTTGIAAGSGYQSCYCGMAPEADLCLVANAVNDDIVYIDSTDYYKYTFATDALGFKYLFDYAKSVGKPCVASFSEGSVQDFWGYDQLYYEMLDSLVGPGRILVAAAGNNATYKSWFRKPFGEVSKGAFLTSTRSDMLLTFKSAQDFSLRFVLYSNTNDTLMIRTSDVLMQKDSVLTSVLKLDDFALSVTTEAYPSCYDAREMCYDVTVFTTYDIGAMRNLSVEVVGEDADVEFFRVNGQLYSNRLNPTLNAGESSYCIHSPSSAPCVISVGATSYRDSIQNMNGEWKKYWLGNNGVRAPFSSVGPTFDGRIKPDVMAPGNNVISSYSSFYMAAHPDNGDLTWDVEHFDFNGRTYAWNSNSGTSMSCPAVAGAIALWLQAKPDLTPDEVRDVLRHTSSHYDESMTWPNNEYGYGEIDVYRGLLYILGADRIEAVSKHHTSARIRCSDNQLHVAFSEPLSSSVRLRLYTMNGRLVQTAVIHAGQTSHSFSLNNLPAGIYAVQLDGPAAIKGSTLIRK, from the coding sequence TTGAAAACTAAATACCTTCTCCTGCTGTTTTACCTGCTGAGCATTCCTATTCTTGCCCAGCGGCCTCAGTATGGCAAGATGTCGCCCTTGTTAAGACAGTTGGCACGTCGCTCATCACCTGTTCCCCTAATCGACCGAAGAACGCCTGCAACAAACTGGATGCAAGAATACTCTTCGCTCGCTAACCACAAATTCTCTTCTGTCTGCGCTTTTGTGAAGGTGGTAGATGATGGTGATGAAGCTCTTAATGAGCATGGATGTAGGATATTGGCAAATTTTGGTCAAATAAAAATCGTTGATATTCCTATCCGTCAGTTGGGCGCTCTCTCCCTCGATTCCCGTATTCTCCGTATGGAGGCTCGTCAGGGGAATAGTATCTCTACCGATAGAATGGCCAGTATTCTGAATGCCCTCCCTGTCTATGAGGGGCAGAACCTGCCTCAGGCCTTTACAGGAAAGGATGTCGTTGTTGGTATGATGGATGTTGGTTTCGATCTTACTCATCCAAATTTCTATTCTGCTGATACCACACAGTATCGTATCAAAAAATTCTGGGATATGGTGACGCAGGATACAGTGGGGAGTGGTCTTTACGTGGGGCGTGACTATGCTGGTCGTGAGGAACTATTGAAAGTTGGGCATTCACGTGATGGCCTGGATTTGACGCATGGCACCCACACCACGGGTATCGCAGCTGGCAGTGGCTATCAGTCGTGTTATTGTGGGATGGCGCCAGAGGCCGATCTTTGTCTGGTAGCCAATGCCGTGAATGATGATATCGTCTATATTGACTCTACCGACTATTATAAATATACCTTTGCTACTGATGCATTAGGCTTTAAGTATCTGTTTGACTATGCAAAAAGCGTGGGTAAACCCTGTGTGGCATCCTTCAGTGAAGGTTCGGTACAGGATTTCTGGGGTTATGACCAGCTCTATTATGAGATGCTCGACAGCTTGGTGGGACCTGGCCGTATCCTCGTGGCTGCAGCAGGCAATAATGCGACCTATAAGTCGTGGTTTCGCAAACCTTTTGGCGAGGTGTCCAAGGGAGCCTTCCTGACATCTACTCGTTCTGATATGCTGTTGACGTTTAAGTCGGCACAGGATTTTTCGTTGCGTTTTGTGCTTTATTCCAATACGAACGATACCTTGATGATACGCACCTCTGATGTGCTCATGCAGAAAGATTCTGTGTTGACGTCTGTTCTCAAGCTCGATGACTTCGCTTTGTCTGTGACTACAGAAGCCTATCCTTCCTGTTACGATGCCCGTGAGATGTGCTATGATGTAACTGTTTTCACCACATATGATATAGGCGCAATGCGCAATTTGTCCGTAGAGGTTGTAGGTGAGGATGCCGATGTGGAATTCTTCCGTGTGAACGGACAACTGTATTCCAATAGGCTTAATCCAACGCTGAATGCGGGTGAGAGTTCCTATTGTATCCATTCGCCATCCAGTGCGCCCTGTGTTATCAGTGTAGGTGCTACGTCCTATCGCGACAGTATTCAGAATATGAATGGCGAATGGAAGAAATACTGGTTGGGTAATAATGGTGTTAGGGCACCATTCTCATCAGTAGGCCCCACATTCGATGGGCGTATCAAACCTGATGTGATGGCACCGGGAAACAATGTCATCTCTTCTTATAGCTCGTTCTATATGGCTGCCCACCCAGATAATGGCGACCTGACATGGGATGTCGAGCACTTTGACTTTAATGGACGTACCTATGCATGGAACAGTAACAGCGGCACCTCGATGTCTTGTCCGGCTGTGGCTGGGGCAATCGCCTTGTGGTTGCAGGCCAAGCCCGATCTGACGCCAGATGAAGTGAGGGATGTGCTGCGTCATACCAGTAGCCATTATGACGAATCTATGACCTGGCCTAATAATGAATATGGTTATGGCGAGATTGACGTGTATCGTGGTCTACTTTATATTCTGGGAGCCGATCGTATCGAGGCTGTTTCAAAGCATCATACCTCTGCCCGCATCCGTTGTTCAGACAATCAGTTGCACGTAGCATTTTCCGAGCCCCTTTCCTCGTCCGTCCGTTTGCGTCTCTATACGATGAATGGTCGCCTTGTTCAGACAGCCGTTATCCATGCAGGACAAACATCCCACTCCTTTTCCCTTAATAACTTGCCCGCAGGCATCTATGCCGTCCAGCTCGACGGCCCCGCTGCCATCAAAGGCTCTACGCTAATAAGGAAGTGA
- a CDS encoding 4-hydroxy-3-methylbut-2-enyl diphosphate reductase, giving the protein MIQIEIDNGSGFCFGVTTAIKKAEEELAQGETLYCLGDIVHNGMECERLRQMGLVTINHDDLRELHDVKVLLRAHGEPPETYELARQNNIEIIDATCPVVLKLQKRIKEQYELGSGQIVIFGKKGHAEVLGLVGQTQSNAIVIENFDEVEKLDFSRDIYLYSQTTKSLDEFHRIIDYIQAHISSEAKFQSFDTICRSVANRMPNISQFAAKHDLVLFVCGRKSSNGKVLFNECLRVNPNTHLVEGPEEIEPEWLEGISTVGICGATSTPKWLMEQCRDKLLNIEN; this is encoded by the coding sequence ATGATACAGATAGAGATTGATAACGGTAGCGGCTTCTGTTTCGGAGTGACTACAGCCATTAAGAAAGCAGAGGAAGAACTGGCGCAGGGCGAGACGCTTTATTGCCTAGGCGATATTGTGCACAATGGTATGGAGTGTGAGCGCTTGCGCCAGATGGGACTTGTTACAATTAATCATGATGACCTGCGTGAACTTCATGATGTAAAGGTATTACTCCGTGCTCATGGTGAACCGCCAGAGACTTACGAACTGGCGCGTCAAAACAATATAGAGATTATTGATGCAACTTGTCCTGTGGTACTGAAACTGCAGAAACGTATCAAAGAACAATATGAATTAGGGAGTGGCCAGATTGTCATATTTGGCAAGAAAGGTCATGCGGAAGTGTTGGGCCTAGTAGGACAGACACAGTCAAATGCCATTGTAATTGAGAATTTCGATGAAGTAGAGAAACTGGACTTTTCACGTGATATCTATCTGTATTCTCAGACTACGAAGTCGCTTGATGAGTTCCATCGCATCATTGACTATATTCAGGCACATATTTCCTCAGAAGCCAAATTCCAAAGCTTTGACACTATCTGTCGCTCTGTGGCCAACCGAATGCCGAATATCTCACAGTTTGCAGCTAAGCACGACCTTGTACTTTTCGTTTGCGGACGTAAAAGCAGTAATGGCAAAGTGCTCTTTAATGAGTGCTTGCGTGTGAATCCCAATACTCATTTGGTAGAAGGGCCAGAGGAAATAGAGCCTGAATGGCTGGAAGGAATATCAACTGTGGGAATCTGTGGAGCTACATCAACGCCCAAATGGCTTATGGAACAATGCCGTGATAAATTGTTGAATATTGAAAACTAA
- the meaB gene encoding methylmalonyl Co-A mutase-associated GTPase MeaB: MEHPENSPEYAGLQVNSGVEQPSIVNPYLKRNKFRRRELTVGEMVEGILKGDVTILSQAVTLIESVNPDHQTKAQEVINKCLPYSGNSVRIGISGVPGAGKSTSIDEFGIHLLKEKGGRLAVLAIDPSSERTKGSILGDKTRMEKLAVHPDSFIRPSPSAGSLGGVARKTRETIILCEAAGFDKIFVETVGVGQSETACHSMVDFFLLIQVAGTGDELQGIKRGIMEISDGIVINKCDGDNVDRCQMAATNFRNALHFFPMPESGWSPKVLCYSGFYGTGVKEIWDMIYEYFDFVKNNGYFVYRRNEQSKYWMYETINEQLRLNFYNSPFVREQLQLAEQNVLQGQKTSFVAAGDLLDLYFQSLKK; encoded by the coding sequence ATGGAGCATCCAGAAAATAGTCCAGAATATGCAGGTCTGCAGGTGAATAGTGGGGTAGAGCAGCCTTCTATTGTAAACCCCTATCTGAAACGTAACAAGTTTCGTCGTCGTGAACTGACGGTGGGCGAAATGGTGGAGGGCATCCTGAAGGGTGATGTAACTATTTTGTCGCAGGCTGTAACACTTATTGAGAGTGTGAATCCTGATCATCAGACCAAGGCGCAGGAGGTTATCAATAAATGCCTACCTTATAGTGGTAATAGTGTGCGCATCGGTATCAGTGGCGTGCCTGGAGCAGGTAAGTCAACTAGTATTGATGAGTTTGGCATCCACTTGTTAAAAGAAAAAGGTGGCCGATTGGCAGTCTTGGCTATCGACCCCTCAAGCGAACGTACGAAGGGGAGTATCTTGGGCGATAAGACCCGTATGGAGAAGCTAGCAGTACATCCGGATTCGTTTATTCGTCCTAGCCCGTCAGCGGGTTCGCTGGGTGGTGTGGCTCGTAAAACCCGCGAAACAATTATTCTCTGTGAGGCTGCAGGATTTGATAAAATCTTTGTGGAGACCGTAGGTGTTGGTCAGAGTGAAACAGCTTGTCACTCTATGGTGGATTTCTTTCTGTTGATTCAGGTGGCAGGAACGGGCGACGAACTGCAAGGCATCAAACGTGGTATCATGGAGATTTCCGATGGTATCGTTATTAATAAATGCGATGGCGATAATGTGGACCGTTGTCAGATGGCTGCTACAAATTTCCGTAATGCTTTGCATTTCTTTCCGATGCCCGAGAGCGGTTGGTCACCAAAGGTGCTGTGTTATAGTGGCTTTTACGGAACGGGTGTGAAGGAAATCTGGGATATGATATATGAATACTTCGATTTCGTTAAAAACAACGGCTATTTTGTTTATCGTCGTAATGAGCAGTCGAAATACTGGATGTATGAGACCATCAATGAACAGTTGAGATTGAATTTTTATAATAGTCCCTTTGTTCGTGAGCAGTTACAATTGGCTGAGCAGAATGTATTGCAAGGACAAAAAACGAGTTTTGTGGCAGCAGGTGATCTTTTAGACCTTTATTTTCAGAGTTTGAAGAAATGA
- a CDS encoding DUF1573 domain-containing protein, with product MKKTLIILGLCMASLVALAQKVQITKQTVNVGKTGFEMPVTATFELKNKGSRHLTITSVKPDCGCTKVEYPRKSIGNGETFTVKMTYDARMLGHFHKQAAVYLRGSQKPVWLAMEGVVVEEWTDYSKMYPYAFGNILANVDNAEFDDVKKGDHPEMVINIINNGGETVVPNMLHLPPYLTAFAIPEKLEAGKSGKLTLTLNSQHLNNFGLTQTSIYLAEQLSDKVSNETEFPVSVVLLPNATLFEGKNKQYAPRLEFSADSLTLGMVGKKNIKKGIITLTNKGRLALKISSLQMFTKGMKVTLNKRELQPGESAKLQVSIDRDEVLKARQRPRVLMITNDPDHSKMVIKVGVK from the coding sequence ATGAAGAAAACGCTAATCATACTAGGCCTCTGTATGGCCTCATTGGTGGCTTTAGCCCAAAAAGTACAGATTACTAAACAGACCGTTAACGTAGGTAAGACAGGCTTTGAAATGCCTGTTACCGCTACGTTTGAACTGAAAAACAAAGGAAGTAGGCATCTTACCATTACCAGTGTGAAGCCCGATTGCGGATGCACCAAGGTGGAATATCCTAGGAAGAGTATTGGCAATGGAGAAACCTTTACGGTGAAGATGACCTATGATGCCCGTATGCTTGGCCATTTCCACAAGCAGGCTGCTGTTTATCTGCGTGGGTCGCAGAAACCTGTGTGGCTGGCGATGGAAGGCGTGGTTGTTGAAGAGTGGACAGACTACAGCAAGATGTATCCCTATGCCTTTGGTAATATACTGGCAAATGTTGATAATGCTGAGTTCGATGATGTAAAGAAGGGCGACCACCCTGAAATGGTTATCAATATCATCAATAATGGTGGGGAGACTGTTGTGCCCAATATGCTGCACCTACCGCCTTATCTGACGGCCTTTGCCATTCCTGAGAAATTAGAAGCAGGAAAATCGGGAAAACTGACATTAACCCTTAATTCTCAGCATCTGAACAATTTCGGACTTACACAGACATCTATCTATCTAGCTGAACAACTCAGCGATAAGGTGAGCAATGAGACGGAATTCCCAGTGTCTGTAGTGCTGTTGCCCAATGCAACGCTTTTCGAGGGTAAGAACAAACAATATGCACCTCGCCTGGAGTTTTCTGCAGATTCGCTGACCTTAGGAATGGTTGGCAAAAAGAATATAAAGAAAGGTATTATTACGCTGACTAATAAGGGACGACTGGCCCTGAAGATTTCATCACTGCAGATGTTTACGAAAGGTATGAAGGTAACGCTCAATAAACGTGAACTACAACCTGGCGAGTCTGCCAAGCTTCAAGTGAGCATCGACCGTGATGAGGTGTTGAAAGCTCGCCAACGTCCACGTGTGTTAATGATAACCAATGATCCCGACCATTCGAAGATGGTCATCAAGGTGGGCGTAAAATAA